One Rissa tridactyla isolate bRisTri1 chromosome 1, bRisTri1.patW.cur.20221130, whole genome shotgun sequence DNA segment encodes these proteins:
- the MB gene encoding myoglobin yields the protein MGLSDQEWQQVLTIWGKVESDLAGHGHEVLMRLFQDHPETLDRFEKFKGLKTPDQMKGSEDLKKHGVTVLTQLGKILKQKGNHESELKPLAQTHATKHKIPVKYLEFISEVIIKVIAEKHAADFGADSQAAMKKALELFRNDMASKYKEFGFQG from the exons ATGGGGCTCAGCGATCAGGAATGGCAGCAGGTCCTGACCATCTGGGGAAAGGTGGAGTCCGACCTCGCCGGCCATGGCCATGAAGTTTTAATGAG GCTCTTTCAGGACCACCCTGAGACCTTGGATCGTTTTGAAAAGTTCAAAGGCCTGAAGACCCCTGATCAGATGAAGGGCTCTGAAGATCTGAAGAAACATGGAGTTACTGTCCTTACCCAGCTGGGCAAAATCCTGAAGCAGAAGGGTAACCATGAGTCGGAGTTGAAGCCCCTGGCTCAAACCCATGCCACCAAGCACAAAATTCCTGTCAAATATCTAGAG TTCATTTCTGAAGTCATTATCAAGGTCATTGCTGAAAAACATGCCGCAGACTTTGGGGCTGATTCCCAGGCTGCGATGAAGAAGGCCCTGGAGCTGTTCCGAAATGATATGGCCAGCAAGTACAAGGAGTTCGGTTTCCAGGGTTAG